GGCTGATCTCCGCCAGCGACTGCAACTGCTCGGGCGTGAGCACGTCGAACAGGTGCTCCCGCACCGCCGTCACGTGCCCCGTCGCCGCCTGCTCCAGCACCTCGAACCCGGTGTCGGTCAGGGCCGCGATCGAACCGCGCCGGTCGGACGGGCACGCGCGCCGCTCGACCCAGCCCTCCTTCTCCAGCCGGGCCACCGCGTGCGACAGCCGGGACCTGGAGGAGTGGCACACCGACGCCAGCTCGCTCATCCGCAGCGCCCGTCCCGGCGCCTCTGACAGCGCGACCAGGATCTCGTAGTACGCCATCGGCATCCCGGAGTCGCGCTGCAACTGCCGGTCCAAGTGGTCGGTGAACTTGGTCACGGCGGTCATGAAGGCACGCCACACCTGTTGCTCCTCGGCGTTCAGCCACCGCACGTCGCTCATGTCCCACATCATACGCGGCGTTGTTGAACCCTCAACAAACGTCGGCTATATTCGGTTGAGAGTTCAACAAGACCGACTGAGAAGGATCATCCGATGACCACGCAGACTGTTCAGATCCCCGGCTACCTCGCGGGCACGTGGGCGATCGACCCGGTGCACTCGGACGTCTCGTTCGTGGTGCGCCACCTCGGCGTGTCCAAGGTGCGCGGCCACTTCGGCGCCTTCGAGGGCACGATCGTGACCGCCGAGAACCCGCTGGAGTCGACCGTCCAGGCCAAGATCGACACCACCTCGATCGACACCCGCAACGGCCAGCGCGACGCCCACG
This is a stretch of genomic DNA from Saccharothrix ecbatanensis. It encodes these proteins:
- a CDS encoding MarR family winged helix-turn-helix transcriptional regulator; the protein is MSDVRWLNAEEQQVWRAFMTAVTKFTDHLDRQLQRDSGMPMAYYEILVALSEAPGRALRMSELASVCHSSRSRLSHAVARLEKEGWVERRACPSDRRGSIAALTDTGFEVLEQAATGHVTAVREHLFDVLTPEQLQSLAEISRAVDAGLTVECDKVREEFADF